A single Micromonospora sp. CCTCC AA 2012012 DNA region contains:
- a CDS encoding RDD family protein, whose protein sequence is MTQPPNTTPPPVGPSPTGGGGTPPGAPQGYVPPTQHVPPTYAGVPAYPAPGPARPPYPVLAPPPVAPNGQPLASFADRLLAWIIDTALASLVTVVLFVPVVIWLFQRMIDEMTRYDADGRLAEPDPARMMGEFFVPIFLAELGLMLVMLALYWLYHVEYAHRTGQTLGKKAMKIRIVPVDPARTLTRGMAGKRYLIEFVAGSLVPFLNYLDGFWQLWDKPWQQCLHDKFAGTVVVKVAP, encoded by the coding sequence GTGACGCAGCCTCCGAACACCACGCCGCCGCCCGTCGGGCCCTCGCCCACGGGCGGCGGCGGCACGCCGCCCGGCGCCCCCCAGGGGTACGTCCCGCCGACGCAGCACGTCCCGCCGACGTACGCCGGGGTCCCGGCCTATCCGGCGCCCGGCCCGGCCCGGCCGCCGTACCCCGTCCTCGCCCCGCCCCCGGTGGCGCCGAACGGGCAGCCGCTGGCCAGCTTCGCCGACCGGCTGCTCGCCTGGATCATCGACACCGCGCTGGCGTCCCTGGTCACGGTCGTGCTCTTCGTGCCGGTCGTCATCTGGCTCTTCCAGCGGATGATCGACGAGATGACCCGCTACGACGCCGACGGCCGGCTGGCCGAGCCGGACCCGGCCCGGATGATGGGCGAGTTCTTCGTGCCCATCTTCCTCGCCGAGCTGGGGCTGATGCTGGTCATGCTGGCCCTCTACTGGCTCTACCACGTCGAGTACGCGCACCGGACGGGTCAGACGCTCGGCAAGAAGGCGATGAAGATCCGGATCGTGCCGGTGGACCCGGCCCGGACCCTCACCCGGGGGATGGCCGGCAAGCGCTACCTGATCGAGTTCGTGGCCGGCTCGCTGGTGCCCTTCCTCAACTATCTCGACGGCTTCTGGCAACTCTGGGACAAGCCCTGGCAGCAGTGCCTGCACGACAAGTTCGCGGGCACCGTCGTCGTTAAGGTTGCACCGTGA
- the hisC gene encoding histidinol-phosphate transaminase: MTDAGRHQPPLRLTRADLDALPNYVPGRSPADLARELGLPEAIKLASNEVPYGPLPGVVEAVAEAVAGSHRYPDMGVVALRQALADRYGVHVDQVATGCGSVALAEHLVRSTCLPGDEVLYSWRSFEAYPIIAATSGASSVRVPNDAGHGHDLASMAAAVTDRTRMILVCNPNNPTGTSVRKAELDRFLDAVPDDVLVVIDEAYREFVTDPEVPDGLTYLDRPNVVVLRTLSKAWGLAGLRIGFLVAAPAVAAAVRKVVTPFSTSMAAQAGALAALAQADEVERRCALVIAERDRVTEALRKFVPDVPSSQANFVWLPLGNRAVDFGKACEARGVIVRPFAGDGVRVTIGTPAENDAFLAAAEAALT, translated from the coding sequence ATGACCGACGCCGGACGTCACCAGCCGCCGCTGCGGCTGACCCGTGCCGACCTCGACGCGCTGCCCAACTACGTGCCCGGCCGCAGCCCGGCCGACCTGGCCCGGGAACTGGGCCTGCCCGAGGCGATCAAGCTGGCCAGCAACGAGGTGCCCTACGGCCCGCTGCCGGGCGTGGTGGAGGCGGTGGCCGAGGCGGTCGCCGGCTCGCACCGTTACCCCGACATGGGCGTGGTGGCGCTGCGCCAGGCCCTCGCCGACCGGTACGGCGTGCACGTCGACCAGGTCGCCACCGGCTGCGGCTCGGTGGCGCTGGCCGAGCACCTGGTCCGCTCCACCTGCCTGCCCGGCGACGAGGTGCTCTACTCGTGGCGGTCGTTCGAGGCGTACCCGATCATCGCGGCGACCAGCGGCGCGAGCAGCGTGCGGGTGCCCAACGACGCCGGGCACGGCCACGACCTGGCCTCGATGGCCGCGGCGGTGACCGACCGGACCCGGATGATCCTGGTCTGCAACCCGAACAACCCCACCGGCACCTCGGTACGCAAGGCCGAGCTGGACCGCTTCCTCGACGCGGTGCCGGACGACGTCCTGGTCGTCATCGACGAGGCCTACCGGGAGTTCGTCACCGACCCGGAGGTGCCGGACGGCCTGACCTACCTGGACCGGCCCAACGTGGTCGTGCTGCGCACCCTGTCCAAGGCGTGGGGGCTGGCCGGTCTGCGGATCGGCTTCCTGGTCGCCGCGCCGGCCGTGGCCGCCGCGGTGCGCAAGGTGGTCACCCCCTTCTCCACCAGCATGGCCGCCCAGGCCGGGGCGCTGGCGGCGCTGGCCCAGGCCGACGAGGTCGAGCGGCGCTGCGCGCTGGTCATCGCCGAGCGGGACCGGGTCACCGAGGCGCTGCGCAAGTTCGTCCCGGACGTGCCGTCCAGCCAGGCCAACTTCGTCTGGCTGCCGCTGGGCAACCGGGCCGTCGACTTCGGCAAGGCGTGCGAGGCGCGCGGCGTGATCGTCCGCCCGTTCGCGGGTGACGGCGTCCGGGTCACCATCGGCACCCCCGCCGAGAACGACGCCTTCCTGGCCGCCGCCGAGGCCGCCCTC
- a CDS encoding RDD family protein — MSVQPGWYVDPADPETRRYWDGEGWIGAPIPVDATPPEGPPPAEPAPVPPSAPTSAPTGAVPGAGPAPHPGHPTGPPGQPAPGQWGPAQPAPGQWGPGQWGPGQPPGHGPAQGPPPGWPYPGWPGRPPEPRPHGLPLASYGARLVARLIDFGAVFLLNALVNGWFVWRYVEEISPYLRESVRRSLAGNTSTDGLPQPGEQAAGLQIAILLIATALWFAYEVPSMAARGQTFGKRVMRVRAVPVEADQPLGFGRATRRWSTMGLPTLLWYCCGFGLLLQFVDAVSALFDHPLRQALHDKRAQTVVVQVPRSGGPATRTAPHDRADPPGDTP, encoded by the coding sequence GTGAGCGTGCAACCTGGCTGGTACGTCGACCCCGCCGACCCGGAGACCAGACGGTACTGGGACGGCGAGGGGTGGATCGGCGCGCCGATCCCGGTCGACGCCACCCCGCCCGAGGGTCCGCCGCCGGCCGAACCGGCCCCGGTCCCCCCGTCGGCGCCCACCTCCGCCCCGACCGGTGCCGTCCCCGGTGCCGGCCCTGCGCCACACCCCGGTCACCCGACGGGCCCGCCGGGACAGCCCGCCCCCGGACAGTGGGGCCCGGCACAGCCCGCCCCCGGACAGTGGGGCCCGGGGCAGTGGGGCCCCGGACAGCCGCCCGGCCACGGCCCGGCGCAGGGACCCCCGCCCGGCTGGCCCTACCCCGGCTGGCCGGGACGACCGCCCGAGCCGCGCCCGCACGGGCTGCCGCTGGCCTCGTACGGGGCCCGGCTGGTGGCCCGCCTGATCGACTTCGGTGCGGTGTTCCTGCTCAACGCCCTGGTCAACGGCTGGTTCGTCTGGCGGTACGTCGAGGAGATCTCGCCCTACCTGCGGGAGTCGGTACGCCGGTCGCTGGCCGGCAACACCTCCACCGACGGGCTGCCACAGCCGGGTGAGCAGGCCGCCGGCCTCCAGATCGCCATCCTGCTTATCGCCACCGCGCTCTGGTTCGCCTACGAGGTGCCGTCGATGGCGGCCCGGGGGCAGACCTTCGGCAAGCGGGTGATGCGGGTCCGGGCGGTGCCGGTCGAGGCCGACCAGCCGCTCGGCTTCGGCCGGGCGACCCGGCGGTGGAGCACGATGGGCCTGCCCACCCTGCTCTGGTACTGCTGCGGCTTCGGCCTGCTGCTCCAGTTCGTCGACGCCGTCTCGGCGCTCTTCGACCATCCGCTCCGCCAGGCGCTGCACGACAAACGCGCCCAGACCGTGGTGGTGCAGGTGCCGCGCTCCGGCGGCCCCGCCACCCGTACCGCCCCGCACGACCGTGCCGACCCCCCGGGAGACACCCCATGA